CGAAGCAATTAAGATCGCCGCTGGTGAAGTTGTTGAACGTCCAAGTAATATCATTAAAGAACTTGTTGAAAATAGCATCGACGCAGGCTCTACAAAAATTACCATCACCGTGCATCAAGCAGGTACATCATTAATTATTATCACGGATAATGGCTGCGGTATGTCGGCAGATGATGCAAAATTATCAGTCGCTCAACACGCAACAAGTAAAATTACAACGGTGCATGATCTTGAATCTATTACAACTTTTGGCTTTCGTGGCGAAGCTCTTGCAAGCATTAACTCTGTAAGCAAACTAAGTATTACGACAAAAACTGAATCAGATCAAACTGGTACTTACATTGCTTGGAGTTTTGGAAATTTAATCGAAGAATCATTGCGAACGCATCAAACCGGTACAACCATACAAATTGCTGATCTGTTTGAAAATATTCCTGCCCGTAAAAAATTTCTTAAAAAAAATGAAACTGAATTTCGAGCAATCGTCACGCTGTTTCAGGCTCTTTGTTTAGACTACCAGTCTATACATTTTCAGCTGTATGATGAACATAAGCTTCATTTTAATTGTCCTGCAGTTACCAAGCTTATAGATCGCTGCGCACAGCTATTTGATTTTAATTTATATAATAAAATGATACCGCTCACAGAACTAACAAACTCCTTATGCTCAGTTTCTGGTATTGTTTCGGTTCCTAGTTATTATCGCTATGATCGCAATCAGATTTTTATTTTTGTTAATAATCGCTGGATTAAAAATATCGATATAACCAAAGCAATTATGAAAGGCTATGCCGGGCAACTTCCTCCACAAAAATTTCCTGCTGCTGCAATTTTTATTACCTTACCTTCTGACCAGGTTGATGTAAACATTCATCCAAAAAAGAAGAAATAAAGTTCTTACATCCAAAAAAAATTGAAGCCGTAATTATCAATAGCTTAAAAGCAACCTTTGAAGAAACAGTCTCTGCCCAGATGCCAACATCTTTTGCGCAACCAAAAACAACTGCTCAATACCCTGCATTTTCTGTTGAGGTACAAAAATCTCATCAATCTATCAACCCTATCGATATAAAAACTTTTAATAATTTTAATTCTTTTGATATTACAGCTGATAAAAACAACTCAATTCCAACAAGTTATAACAGCACCTCTGTCGATACCAAAGTTGAAGAAGAAACAATAGAATTTACCCCGCCAATGTTTGCATCGCACGCATTTCAAACTCCGGCACAACATCACGATGAAAATATTGAACCAGTGTACGAACAGATAGAAATAACACAACATCATGATGCTATTATTATAGGCCAATACAAAACAACCTATATTTTGTTTGAAAAAAATAGCAATTTAGTTTTTGTTGATCAGCATGCGGCACATGAAAGAATTTTGTACGAACAGTTCAAAAAAAACTTTGCTGATATTGCAACAGTACACCTGATTTTTCCTGAATTTATTAAATTATCATCGCATGATATTATGACAATAACACCGTATCTTTCGCTTTTGCGTGATCATGGTATTCATGCAGAACTTTTTTCTGATACACAGCTCATGGTTCAAGCAACACCAGTTCACCTAAAAAACCAACTGTTACATGAAACAATACAACAAATCATTAGTTGGATTGATACAATCGATGAAAATGACCCTGCAAGAATATCAAACCTGCTCCATGAAAAAATTCATACAAAAATGGCATGTTCAGCTGCTATCAAGGCTGGTGAAAAATTAAATTTACAACAAATGCAGCAATTATTAGATGATCTTGCTAGAATAGAACATCGATACTCATGCCCACATGGTCGCCCAACATTTTGGATCTTGCCAATTGAAGACATTGAAAAAAAATTCAAGCGCGATTATGGAAAAAAATCAGAACAATTTTATGATTTTTTATCATAAGAAATCAATCTTAATATCTACGAAAATCTAATACAATATGACCTATACTTACTCTCAAATTCCCTGGTTACTTTGCCTTATTCTTATTGCGCTTGTTTTTTATTTATACTTACGATTAAGTCAAAATACCCCTGTTATAAAAACAAATAAATTACGAAAAAATATGTCTGCACAAGAAGCTCTTGACATGCTTTTGCAAGGAAATAATGAATATATTCAAAGTGGGACCTCAGAATTTGACCGCAAATCTGTAGCTCATAGCCAACATCCATGTGCAATCATTTTAAGCTGCTCAGATTCACGCGTCTCGCCAGAACTCATATTTAATCAACTTCACGTTGGTAATTTATTTATTGTGCGTAATGCTGGTAACATCTTAGACGAGATGGTTCTTGGAAGCATTGAATACGGAGTCAAACACCTTGCCTCTCCATTGATTATTGTGCTCGGACATGATCGATGTGAAGCTATAAAAGCGACTGTTGAGTCTGTACTTGAAAATCAAATCGAATGCTCAAGCCACATCAAACATATTATTAATATTATGAAACCAACAGCTCAAGATATTATTGATGATATGAAAATAGGAACAGAAATCTCTGTAGAAACTAAAAATGAAATTATAAAAAAGACTGCTTTTGCAAATATTCATCGAGTTATGAGTAAAATATCTCAAAATTCAGTCATTATATCACAAGCCTTACAAGAAAATAAAATCAAACTCGTTGGAGCTTATTACGATTTAGATCACGGTAATTTACGATTTATCGATTAACTAAAAAGGCTCATGAAATTATTATCTAATTTCATGAGCCTTTTTTTATTTTATGTTCCTGACAATCTCTTTAAGTGATGCAAGCAGCGGCTGCATTGCATCAAAAACAATAAATTTATCAAGATCTTCAAGATCTATCCAATGTCCCTGCAAAACTTCGACAGGACATAAGTTAATCGAACCTTGCACAGATGCACAAAACAACATAACTTCTTTTTGATACGTAACTTTTCCATGCCCTTTATACATAACAAATAATGGTTCTACGGGATAATACGCAACAACAGACAGTCCAGTTTCTTCAAATAGCTCTCGTTCTGCAGATTCTTTTGCAGATTCATTTTGTTCTGCATGCCCTTTTGGAAAGCTCCAATAACTATTCGTCTGCTGCACAACAAAAGATTGCCATCTACCATCTACTTTTTGCAAAGGGATAATTCCATACGAATAGTCTTTTACAAGTGCACTCATGATGCACACTCACATGAACTACAACTTGGCTTATCAATTGCAGGACAAGCAAGTTGTCTATAGGTGTGAGCTTCTACCAGGTAATACCACACCATGACAAAAACCCAAAACATAAATCTAAAAAGCGCTGTCAAGATGCTTTGCATCATAATAACCATATCAAGAGACATAACATGAATCAAAAATTGAGAGCTGATATAATCAAAAATATAGCCACCAATAACAAAAAGAACTGCGCCACTTACCAAGAATAAAAAGATAGATGTTATTTGAAGTATAGATATTGCAGATAAAAATTTCATTTTACCACAGGTCATATGCAAACTTGCTTGTATAGATTTTCTTATACACAGCTTATATTCAAACAGATGCATGCCAACAAATCGAAGCCGTTGATACATATAATTATATATAAACAATGCTCCAAATAGTAAAACTAACAATAAAAGCGTTGCCCATGCTGAATCCATTGCTTGCAATCCAAGATATTCAAGCCAATTATCATGAAAGTTTACCAACATCATCCGTACGAAGAAAAAAGTATAGACCGTTATCATAAAACTAAGAATAGGTCCTTTAATAGAAAAACCTCGCATTGCAGAATCAAAAGCCAGGTCTAAAGCATTTTGGATAATAACGATAGGAAATACAATATAAAAAAGCATGTCACAAAGAATTGCGGCAACAAGTTTAAAAATCAATAAAAAAGAACTACAATTCAATGCTAATTCATAATATTCTTGGCCTAATATATATTCAAAAGGACGTAATCCAAGAAAAACATCAGGAAACGAAATTATAAAGGAACCCGGCAAAAAAATATAAAAAGATAACAAGGTATATATGAGTGTTTGCAGCCCACAGATGTACAGCCAAGTATTTATATTATTTGCAATATCATAGCGAGCAAGAGCGAAAATTTTCATAATCGATTGCCACATATTTTTAAAACTTATAGGTATATTCATAGCTCTCCTTATTGTGTTTTTATAAATTTTCAGATTCAACTAATGCTTTAAACAGATGTGATCTTATAAGCAAGCATAAGGGTGATACAAGATATAATTCAACTACTATGCCACATACAAATAACAATAAAGCATACATAGCAATCACAGCTAATTCAGGTGTAACCTCAATATTGAATCCAAATTCACGATACATAATATTGAATCCAAATTGCCAAGCAATAAAAATGAAAAAAGGCAATAGTGGCAGTAAGAAAAATACTCCTTGCAACAAGCTTGATACTATTAACAGCCAAGAGCGATTTTCTGTCAGATTCCAACTTTCATTAAAAGCACGAGTTATTGAACCTTGTTGTTCTAGTAAAATTTGAGGAATGAAAGAAACTCTTAAAAGAAAATATGCAATCAAAAAATATAAAACCAATGAAACAATAAATATAACTAAATTTGAATTATTCACTCCAATATTTGATACACTACTCAAGGATCCTGTAAAAAGTGTTGCCAAAAATAGTTTAAAAGTCCCAGTAGGAATCTTAAACCATGATACCTGACGATTATATACAATATCTAATACATTTTTAGTAACAATTGTTGTATACAAAAAAATCATGCCTAATAAAAAATAAAAGCCAAGCATCCAAAAAATACATACGCTTTACTCAATAAAGCACATGCAACACAAATATATGTCATCAAAATAGATACAACAATAAAAATTGACGTCAAAGCAAAAAGTGTAAACTTCCATTTTTTTAAATCAGCCCATGATGTTTGTAGTATTGATACAATTGATAAGTTTTTGTTCATAATA
This genomic interval from Candidatus Chromulinivorax destructor contains the following:
- the mutL gene encoding DNA mismatch repair endonuclease MutL; translation: MTNLNKIKILPAHEAIKIAAGEVVERPSNIIKELVENSIDAGSTKITITVHQAGTSLIIITDNGCGMSADDAKLSVAQHATSKITTVHDLESITTFGFRGEALASINSVSKLSITTKTESDQTGTYIAWSFGNLIEESLRTHQTGTTIQIADLFENIPARKKFLKKNETEFRAIVTLFQALCLDYQSIHFQLYDEHKLHFNCPAVTKLIDRCAQLFDFNLYNKMIPLTELTNSLCSVSGIVSVPSYYRYDRNQIFIFVNNRWIKNIDITKAIMKGYAGQLPPQKFPAAAIFITLPSDQVDVNIHPKKKK
- a CDS encoding carbonic anhydrase, with translation MTYTYSQIPWLLCLILIALVFYLYLRLSQNTPVIKTNKLRKNMSAQEALDMLLQGNNEYIQSGTSEFDRKSVAHSQHPCAIILSCSDSRVSPELIFNQLHVGNLFIVRNAGNILDEMVLGSIEYGVKHLASPLIIVLGHDRCEAIKATVESVLENQIECSSHIKHIINIMKPTAQDIIDDMKIGTEISVETKNEIIKKTAFANIHRVMSKISQNSVIISQALQENKIKLVGAYYDLDHGNLRFID
- a CDS encoding NUDIX domain-containing protein encodes the protein MSALVKDYSYGIIPLQKVDGRWQSFVVQQTNSYWSFPKGHAEQNESAKESAERELFEETGLSVVAYYPVEPLFVMYKGHGKVTYQKEVMLFCASVQGSINLCPVEVLQGHWIDLEDLDKFIVFDAMQPLLASLKEIVRNIK